In Streptomyces violaceusniger Tu 4113, one DNA window encodes the following:
- a CDS encoding D-alanyl-D-alanine carboxypeptidase family protein, translating to MSSRRTPARRAAAPLAATAAALLLCGPLAAAPAHAADQPGGSTEAVKPPAHMSTVGGKRLGYPDTQVDPKAGAPALPKELSGKSWLVADAQSGDVLASHNAHWQLPPASTLKMLFADTLLPKMPKTKTHKVQLSDLEGMGEGSSLVGVKENYTYSVHDLWLGVFLRSGNDAVHVLSAMNGGVPATVSEMQAHAKHLNAGDTHVVTPDGYDEKGQVSSAYDLTLFARSGLQKADFREYCSTATAQFPGTFEKGKKKRSSFGIQNTNRLLTGFGVEPYKGIAGVKNGNTTNAGATFTGVAQRGGRVLLVTVMNPQEKEANEVYKETARLFDWGFKAAGSVNPVGTLVRPGAAGASHPSAGGEDGHKHAQASVSTDNGGSGGAWTAVGIAGGSLALLGAVAFGVHRRWPLPELVRRRSRD from the coding sequence ATGAGCAGTCGCCGTACCCCCGCCCGCCGCGCCGCCGCGCCGCTGGCCGCCACCGCCGCCGCCCTCCTGCTGTGCGGGCCGCTCGCCGCCGCCCCGGCGCACGCCGCCGATCAGCCTGGCGGCTCCACCGAGGCGGTCAAGCCGCCCGCCCATATGTCCACGGTGGGCGGGAAGCGGCTCGGCTACCCCGACACCCAGGTGGATCCCAAGGCGGGCGCGCCCGCGCTGCCCAAGGAGCTCAGCGGGAAGTCCTGGCTGGTGGCCGACGCCCAATCCGGTGATGTGCTCGCCTCGCACAACGCCCACTGGCAGCTCCCGCCCGCGTCCACGCTGAAGATGCTGTTCGCGGACACGCTGCTGCCGAAGATGCCGAAGACGAAGACCCACAAGGTGCAGCTTTCCGACCTGGAGGGGATGGGTGAGGGCAGCAGCCTGGTCGGCGTCAAGGAGAACTACACCTACTCGGTCCACGACCTGTGGCTCGGCGTCTTCCTGCGCTCGGGCAACGACGCGGTGCATGTGCTGTCGGCGATGAACGGCGGTGTCCCGGCGACCGTAAGCGAGATGCAGGCACACGCGAAGCATCTGAACGCCGGGGACACCCATGTGGTCACACCCGACGGCTACGACGAGAAGGGCCAGGTCAGCAGCGCGTACGACCTGACCCTCTTCGCCCGCTCGGGGCTGCAGAAGGCGGACTTCCGGGAGTACTGCTCGACAGCGACCGCGCAGTTCCCCGGCACGTTCGAAAAGGGCAAGAAGAAGCGCTCCAGCTTCGGCATCCAGAACACCAACCGGCTGCTGACCGGCTTCGGCGTCGAGCCGTACAAGGGCATCGCCGGGGTCAAGAACGGCAACACCACGAACGCGGGCGCCACCTTCACCGGGGTCGCCCAGCGCGGAGGCCGGGTGCTGCTGGTCACCGTCATGAATCCGCAGGAGAAGGAGGCGAACGAGGTCTACAAGGAGACCGCGAGGCTCTTCGACTGGGGCTTCAAGGCGGCGGGCTCGGTGAACCCGGTCGGCACCCTCGTCCGCCCCGGCGCGGCGGGCGCGAGCCACCCCTCGGCCGGCGGCGAGGACGGCCACAAGCACGCCCAGGCGTCCGTCTCCACGGACAACGGGGGCTCCGGCGGGGCGTGGACCGCGGTGGGCATCGCGGGCGGCTCACTGGCGCTGCTGGGCGCGGTGGCCTTCGGGGTGCACCGCCGCTGGCCGCTGCCGGAGCTGGTGCGGCGCCGCTCGCGCGACTGA
- a CDS encoding SCO4848 family membrane protein, with the protein MKLSRPVSWFLLAFGVWSWVIWFTFVKNLWKDASGLAFDDSGDPTTYFWVHLLLAITSFLLGTAIGVIGLRGVRALRRNDASE; encoded by the coding sequence ATGAAGCTCAGCCGCCCCGTGTCCTGGTTCCTGCTCGCCTTCGGGGTCTGGAGCTGGGTCATCTGGTTCACCTTTGTCAAAAATTTGTGGAAGGACGCCAGCGGACTCGCCTTCGACGACTCCGGCGACCCCACCACGTACTTTTGGGTGCATCTGCTGCTCGCGATCACCTCGTTTCTCTTGGGGACGGCGATCGGGGTCATCGGGTTGCGTGGGGTGCGCGCTCTGCGTCGAAACGACGCCTCCGAGTAG
- a CDS encoding YihY/virulence factor BrkB family protein has product MESLTRLPVVGPAMAWLTRTHAWRTYERLDRVHWTRLAAAITFTSFIAFFPLIAVGAAIGAATLSQAQMAQLQKKIAQQIPGISGQLDLGALVQNAATIGVVAAVLLLFTGISWVGSLRECLRAVWELEEDPGNPLVRKVKDAFVLIGLGGVALVSFAVSALAATAVGRIARLIGIPENGIGGWLLRIAAFAIAVCADLVLLSYVLTWLPGVQPPRRTVVVAALIGAIGFELLKVLLSSYLKDVAAKSMYGAFGVPIALLLWMNFTAKLTLYCAAWTATPPAAQAEHEAEWAAEADKAEPSEGDKAEPSEGDKTEPSEPDRTQPSEPEVEKPRARRPEGPQAAA; this is encoded by the coding sequence ATGGAATCGTTGACCCGGCTGCCTGTCGTCGGCCCCGCGATGGCCTGGCTGACGCGTACCCACGCCTGGCGTACCTACGAACGGCTGGACCGCGTCCACTGGACCCGGCTCGCCGCGGCGATCACGTTCACCAGCTTCATCGCCTTCTTCCCGCTCATCGCCGTCGGGGCGGCGATCGGCGCGGCGACGCTCAGTCAAGCGCAGATGGCCCAGTTGCAGAAGAAGATCGCCCAGCAGATCCCGGGTATCTCCGGCCAGCTCGACCTGGGCGCACTGGTCCAGAACGCCGCCACGATCGGAGTCGTCGCCGCCGTCCTGCTGCTGTTCACCGGCATCAGCTGGGTGGGCTCACTACGCGAGTGTCTGCGCGCCGTATGGGAGCTGGAGGAGGACCCCGGCAACCCGCTGGTGCGCAAGGTCAAGGACGCCTTCGTGCTGATCGGGCTGGGCGGTGTGGCGCTCGTGTCGTTCGCCGTGTCCGCCCTGGCCGCCACCGCCGTGGGCCGGATCGCCCGGCTCATCGGCATCCCCGAGAACGGGATCGGCGGCTGGCTGCTGCGGATCGCCGCGTTCGCCATCGCCGTCTGCGCCGACCTCGTGCTGCTGAGCTACGTCCTGACCTGGCTCCCCGGCGTGCAGCCGCCCCGCCGTACGGTCGTGGTCGCCGCGCTCATCGGCGCGATCGGCTTCGAACTGCTCAAGGTGCTGCTCAGCAGCTATCTGAAGGACGTGGCGGCCAAGAGCATGTACGGGGCGTTCGGGGTGCCCATCGCCCTGCTGCTGTGGATGAACTTCACCGCGAAACTCACGCTGTACTGCGCCGCCTGGACCGCCACCCCGCCCGCCGCCCAGGCCGAGCACGAGGCCGAATGGGCGGCCGAGGCGGACAAGGCCGAGCCGTCCGAGGGGGACAAGGCCGAGCCGTCCGAGGGGGACAAAACCGAGCCGTCCGAGCCGGACCGGACCCAGCCGTCCGAGCCGGAGGTCGAAAAGCCCCGCGCCCGCAGGCCCGAAGGCCCGCAGGCGGCGGCGTGA